The following coding sequences lie in one Populus trichocarpa isolate Nisqually-1 chromosome 14, P.trichocarpa_v4.1, whole genome shotgun sequence genomic window:
- the LOC7488853 gene encoding RNA-binding protein 1, whose protein sequence is MDVEERKLFVGGIPRGTSEDTLRDHFSKYGVVSHLLVAKDQITKLPRGFAFVVFSEAASAARALQDSHVICGRTVEVKKAIPKTEKHQEHRQRHPHGNQETASNGSGMNSDNSTGNVNYYRTKKIFVGGLSSSLTDEQFRNYFEKFGRTVDAIVMQDSSNKPRSFGFVTFDSEESAAKVMRNSFHELNGKTVEVKKAVPKDRVNGDIGSCSSNGFADKGPEPENHPFYGSTHDPHYTPFLMYDGVRGYFYGMSFYGGVYPMVGFGRPVLGVSPMVPTIPFMPAAGPFPYNNACLYLAYMHDASSTWAMEVVGHNQIVEPGVNGEVDVVHDSNVHVPSNATTPPSEEGNVGSESFGLKGGDVDAVHDSNGHVVPGMNGEEVGGCNQVVEPGVNGEVDVVRDSNGHVPSNATAPESEEGKVGSGLKGGDMDAVPDNNGHVEPGVNGEVDAVHDSNGHVPSNATAPPSEEGKVGSDAFGLKGGDVDAVPDINGHFEPDVNGEEVGGYNQIVEPDVNGEVEAFGDSNGHVPSNATAPPSEERKVGSDALGYQGSNDGLPR, encoded by the exons ATGGATGTTGAGGAAAGGAAGCTTTTTGTGGGAGGTATACCGCGAGGGACGAGCGAGGACACTCTAAGAGATCACTTCAGTAAATACGGTGTCGTTTCGCATTTACTCGTGGCCAAGGACCAAATCACTAAATTACCAAGAGGGTTTGCTTTTGTTGTGTTCTCTGAAGCTGCTTCTGCTGCTAGGGCTCTTCAAGATAGCCATGTTATTTGTGGAAGAACG gTAGAAGTGAAGAAAGCAATACCCAAAACTGAAAAACACCAAGAGCACCGGCAGCGCCACCCCCATGGTAACCAGGAAACTGCTAGCAATGGGTCGGGGATGAATAGTGATAATAGTACTGGCAATGTAAATTATTATAGGACTAAGAAGATATTTGTGGGAGGTTTATCATCTAGTCTAACTGATGAACAATTTAGAAATTACTTTGAAAAGTTTGGTAGGACGGTAGATGCAATTGTGATGCAGGATAGTTCAAACAAGCCTAGGAGCTTTGGGTTTGTCACCTTTGATTCCGAGGAATCTGCTGCCAAGGTTATGCGCAACAGTTTTCATGAGTTGAACGGTAAGACAGTGGAGGTTAAGAAGGCTGTGCCAAAAGATAGAGTAAATGGTGATATTGGTAGCTGTAGTTCAAATGGCTTCGCTGATAAAGGTCCTGAACCTGAAAATCACCCTTTCTATGGTTCGACACACGACCCACATTATACTCCTTTTCTGATGTATGATGGTGTTCGTGGGTATTTTTATGGAATGAGTTTCTATGGGGGTGTGTATCCTATGGTAGGATTCGGAAGACCTGTTTTGGGTGTTTCACCAATGGTCCCTACTATCCCATTCATGCCTGCAGCTGGACCGTTTCCTTACAACAATGCCTGTCTTTATCTTGCTTACATGCATGATGCGAGTAGCACTTGGGCTATGGAGGTTGTTGGGCATAATCAGATTGTTGAGCCTGGTGTGAATGGTGAAGTGGACGTGGTTCATGACAGCAATGTTCATGTTCCATCTAATGCCACAACACCTCCGAGCGAAGAGGGCAATGTTGGAAGTGAATCTTTTGGTTTAAAAGGTGGTGATGTGGATGCAGTTCATGACAGCAATGGACATGTTGTGCCTGGTATGAATGGTGAAGAGGTTGGTGGGTGTAATCAGGTTGTTGAGCCTGGTGTGAATGGTGAAGTGGACGTGGTTCGTGACAGCAATGGACATGTTCCATCTAATGCAACAGCACCTGAGAGTGAAGAGGGCAAGGTTGGAAGTGGTTTAAAAGGTGGTGATATGGATGCGGTTCCTGACAACAACGGACATGTTGAGCCTGGTGTGAATGGTGAAGTGGACGCAGTTCATGACAGCAATGGACATGTTCCATCTAATGCAACAGCACCTCCAAGTGAAGAGGGCAAGGTTGGAAGTGATGCTTTTGGTTTAAAAGGTGGTGATGTGGATGCGGTTCCTGACATCAATGGGCATTTTGAGCCTGATGTGAATGGTGAAGAGGTTGGCGGGTACAATCAGATTGTTGAGCCTGACGTAAATGGTGAAGTGGAAGCCTTTGGTGACAGCAATGGACATGTTCCATCTAATGCAACAGCACCTCCGAGTGAAGAGCGCAAGGTTGGAAGTGATGCTCTGGGTTACCAAGGTAGTAATGATGGGTTACCAAGGTAG
- the LOC7497312 gene encoding growth-regulating factor 1, with the protein MDFGVQVGLDGLVGSDTSNSGFASLAGSDPEAKQKLYGSGFLKQERPGNIDGDWRSSKLSKTESMLLEQSNTSLLKSSSNFLFADGQQQQQQMLSFSYPRSAPSAERSSQNGTLPYFHLTSSAHNRNTGYSSGIYNAASMHGVLTETRWPFTQSQWMELEHQALIYKYIAANVPIPSNLLLPIRKALDSAGFPSFSAGFFRPNTLPWGAFHMGFSSNTDPEPGRCRRTDGKKWRCSRDAVADQKYCERHMNRGRHRSRKPVEGQSGHSAAAATTVKPANGTSSSTSSSVVGLRSTVSDSLTIAHNQQQAASPSNLSASNTLSRMFLTKENVGERTQDATALSMLRSNMDLKSKETPFFISKQQNSYGESLRNEFGLVTSDSLLNHSQKSSSLMSCRNFGSSQDLTDQESVSQHSLRQFMDDWPKSQSDRSAVSWPELDQQSERTQLSISIPMAPADFMSSTSSPNNEKVTLSPLRLSREFDPIQMGLGVGGGGGGIANEPNQRQANWIPISWGTSMGGPLGEVLHNTNNNAAAECKTTSSLNLMTYRWDNSPRIGSSPTGVLQKSAFASLSNSSAGSSPRAENKTNEGGSLCNDLLGSTIVHSSSLPAM; encoded by the exons ATGGATTTTGGGGTTCAGGTGGGTTTGGATGGGTTGGTGGGTTCAGACACAAGTAATAGTGGTTTTGCTTCTCTTGCTGGCTCAGATCCTGAAGCAAAGCAGAAGTTGTACGGATCTGGGTTCTTGAAGCAAGAGAGACCTGGCAACATCGATGGTGATTGGAGGAGCTCTAAATTGTCGAAAACTGAGTCAATGCTGCTTGAGCAGAGTAACACTTCACTTCTGAAATCTAGCTCCAACTTTCTCTTCGCTGATggacagcagcagcagcagcagatgcTCAGCTTCTCCTATCCCAGATCAGCTCCTTCAGCGGAGAGAAGCTCCCAAAATGGCACATTGCCGTACTTTCACCTCACATCTTCTGCTCATAATAGAAATACAG gCTACAGCTCTGGTATCTACAATGCTGCCAGCATGCATGGGGTTTTGACCGAGACCAGATGGCCATTCACTCAATCACAATGGATGGAGCTTGAACATCAGGCCTTGATCTACAAGTATATAGCAGCAAATGTGCCTATACCATCTAATCTGCTCCTTCCCATTAGAAAAGCTCTTGATTCTGCTGGGTTTCCTAGCTTTTCTGCTGGATTTTTCAGGCCCAATACAT TGCCATGGGGTGCTTTCCATATGGGTTTCTCCAGCAACACTGATCCGGAGCCAGGACGGTGTCGAAGGACAGATGGAAAGAAATGGCGGTGCTCAAGAGATGCAGTTGCCGATCAGAAGTATTGTGAGCGGCATATGAACAGGGGCCGCCATCGTTCAAGAAAGCCTGTGGAAGGCCAATCAGGCCATTCCGCTGCAGCCGCCACCACTGTAAAGCCAGCCAATGGCACTTCGTCTTCTACATCATCATCAGTGGTGGGGCTTCGCAGCACTGTGTCCGACAGCCTCACTATTGCTCATAATCAGCAGCAAGCAGCTAGTCCATCTAATCTTTCTGCCTCTAATACGCTCAGCAG GATGTTCCTTACTAAAGAGAATGTAGGTGAGAGAACGCAGGATGCGACAGCCTTGTCCATGCTTCGATCCAACATGGATCTTAAATCTAAAGAAACTCCATTCTtcatatcaaaacaacaaaactcaTATGGGGAATCCTTACGAAATGAGTTTGGACTTGTCACCTCCGACTCCCTCCTCAATCACTCACAGAAAAGCTCATCTTTAATGAGTTGCAGAAATTTTGGTTCGTCTCAGGACCTCACTGACCAGGAATCTGTTTCACAGCACTCCCTCCGCCAATTCATGGATGATTGGCCTAAAAGTCAGTCTGATCGTTCTGCTGTTTCTTGGCCTGAACTTGATCAGCAATCTGAGAGAACCCAGCTATCGATTTCAATCCCCATGGCTCCTGCAGACTTCATGTCATCTACTTCCTCCCCAAACAATGAAAAAGTCACTCTCTCCCCATTGAGATTATCACGAGAATTTGATCCAATACAGATGGGACTGGGAGTgggaggtggaggtggtggtaTTGCCAACGAACCAAACCAAAGGCAAGCCAACTGGATTCCCATTTCTTGGGGAACTTCAATGGGTGGTCCGCTCGGGGAGGTCTTGCACAACACCAATAACAATGCAGCAGCAGAGTGCAAGACCACGTCATCGCTGAACCTGATGACCTATAGATGGGACAACAGTCCTCGTATAGGTTCATCTCCAACTGGGGTCTTACAAAAGTCAGCGTTTGCTTCCCTTTCAAATAGCAGTGCGGGAAGCAGCCCAAGAGCAGAGAACAAGACCAATGAAGGTGGCAGTCTCTGCAATGACCTCCTTGGATCCACTATTGTGCATTCTTCTTCATTGCCTGCCATGTAA